Genomic segment of Streptomyces sp. NBC_01210:
GTTCGACCGGGCCCGGCCGTAGCCTCGGAGAAAGCAGCACGACGAGAGGACGCGCCCATGCCCCCAGTCATCGCCGTCACCGGAGCCGGCGGACAGATCGGCGGGCGTCTCGCGCGGCGGCTCTCCGATCAGGGAGTGGGCGCGCGGCTGCTGGGGCGTGATCCCGGACGGCTGCCGGAGCTCGCCGGATGCGTCAAGGCGCCGCCCGCGGCCTACGGGGACGGGGAGGCCATGCGCCGGGCGCTCGACGGGGCCGACACGCTCTTCCTGGTGTCGGCACACGAGGCGGCCGACCGGGTGCGGGAGCACATCACCGCCGTGGACGCGGCCGTCGCGGCGGGGATCGGGCGCATCGTGTACGTCTCGTTCCTGGGCGCCGCACCCGATGCGACCTTCACCTTCGCGCGCGACCACTGGCACACCGAGGAACACATCCGGGGCACAGGACTCGCGTACACCTTCCTTCGCGACAACCTCTATCTGGCCGGGCTGCCCGCCATGGCCGGCGCGGACGGGGTCATCCGCGGGCCCGCCGGGGACGGGCGCGTGGGGGCGGTGGCGCACGAGGACATCGCGGATGTCGCCGCTGCCGTGCTGCTCGGGGACGGGCACGACGGGGCGACGTACGACGTCACCGGACCCGAGGCGCTCTCCCTCGACGAGGCCGCCGCGGAGCTGACCCGGTTCACCGGGCGACAGGTCACCTATGTGCCCGAGACCCACGAGGAGGCGTACGCCTCACGGGCCAAGTACGGCGCGCAGCAGTGGGAGGTCGCCGGCTGGGTGTCCTCCTACGAGGCCATCGCCAACGGCGAGATGACCACCGTCTCCGATGTCGTGCCACGGCTGACGGGCCGTCCGGCGCAGACCTTCACCGCGTACCTGGCCGGGCACCCGCGCAGTTACCGGCACCTCTTGCCCTGACGCCAGACCTCCGAGACGAGCGGCACGCCCGGCCGGTAGGCCAGATGGACATGGCTCGGCGCATCGAGCAGGGCGAGATCCGCGCGGGCGCCGGGGGTGATGCGGCCGATGTCGGTACGGCGCAGGGCCGCCGCGCCGCCCGCCGTGGCGGACCAGATCGCCTCGTCCGGGGTCATGCCCATGTCCCGTACGGCGAGCGCGATGCAGAACGGAACGGAGGAGGTGAAGGACGAGCCCGGGTTGCAGTCCGTGGACAGCGCGACGGTCACACCCGCGTCGAGCAGGCGGCGGGCGTCGGGCCACTGCGCGCGGGTGGAGAACTCCGCGCCGGGGAGGAGCGTGGCGACGGTCGCGCCGTTGGCGAGCGCGTCGACGTCCGCGTCGGTGAGGTGCGTGCAGTGGTCGGCGGAGGCGGCGTCGAGCTCGACGGCGAGCTGCACGCCGGGGCCGTAGCTGAGCTGGTTGGCGTGGACGCGCGGGTGCAGGCCCTTCGCCTTGCCGGCGGTGAGGATCGCACGGGCCTGGTCGCCGTCGAAGGCGCCCTTCTCGCAGAAGACGTCCACCCAACGGGCGTACGGAGCACAGGCGTCGAGCATCTCGCCGGTGACGAGGGCGACATACGCGGCGGGGTCGTCGGCGTAGTCGGGCGAGACGATGTGCGCGCCGAGGTAGGTGACCTCGTCGGTGTGGAGCGCGGCGATTCGAAGGGCGCGCGCCTCGTCCTCGACGGTGAGCCCGTAGCCGGACTTGGTCTCGAAGGTGGTGGTGCCCTGGCGGAGGGCCTCGTCGAGGTAGCGCGTGAGGTTGGCTTCGAGCGCCTCGTCGGTGGCCGCGCGGGTCGCGGCGACGGTGGTGCGGATGCCGCCGGCGGAGTAGGCGCGGCCGGACATCCGGGCGTTGAACTCCTGGGTGCGGTCGCCGGCGAAGAGGAGGTGGGAGTGGGAGTCGACGAAGCCGGGGATGACGGCGCGGCCGCCGGCGTCGTACGCCTCGTCGGCGTCGGGCGCGCTTGCGGCGGGGCCGGTCCAGGCGATGCGGTCGCCGTCGATGACGACGGCGGCGTCCTGGAGGAGACCGATGGGGCCTTCGCCGAGGGCGGGGTCGTTGGTGACGAGGCTGCCGATGTTGGTGATGACGGTGGTGGTCATGGGTTCCTCTCGGTGGGGGACACGCAGCGTCAGGAGCGCAGGGCCGCGATCGACTCGGCCAGCGCCCGCGCGACATCCGGGATCAGCGTGTGCACCCCGTCCCGCACCACATGGCGGCCTGCCACCACCGTGTGGCGCACATCCGCCGCCGTCGCCGCGAAGACCGCTGTCTCCGCCGCCAGGCGCGGCACCGGACCCGCCGTGCGGACCGAGTCCAGGGCCACCGTCGCGAAGTCCGCCGACGCGCCCGGCTCGAGGCGGCCCGCGTCGTGCCATCCCAGTGCGGCGTGGCCGTCTTCGGTCGCGGCCCGCAGGAGAGCCGCGGCCGTCCAGTGGCCGCGTGTCCGGGTGCGCAGGCGTTCGTCCAGCTCCATGGCGCGGGCCTCTTCGAGCAGGTCGATGACCGCGTGGCTGTCGCTGCCGAGCGACAGCGGTGAGCCCTCCCGCTGCAGCGTCGCCGCCGGGCCGATGCCGTCCGCCAGGTCGCGTTCCGTCGTCGGGCACATGCAGGTGCCGGTGACGGAGGAGCCCAGCAGCGCGATGTCCTCGTTCGTCAGGTGCGTGTTGTGGACGCCCGTCGTGCGTGGGCCCAGTACGCCGTGGTCGGCGAGCAGGCGCGTGGGCGTACAGCCGTATGCCGCCCGGCACGCGTCGTTCTCCGCCGTCTGCTCGGAGAGGTGAACATGGAGCGGGGCCCGGCGGGCCTCCGCCCACTGAGCCACCGTGCTCAGCTGCGCGGCCGGCACCGCGCGTACGGAGTGGATCGCCGCGCCGATCAGCGCATGGTCACTGCTCTTCAGCGCGGAGGCCCGTTCCGCCCATGCCTCTGCCGTGCCGTCGGAGAAGCGCAACTGGTGCTTGTTCGGCGCCTCGCCACTGTGCTTGTTCCTGATGGCGGACGACAGATATGCCGTGTCCAGCAGCGTGATCCGGATACCCGCGTCCGCCGCCGCCGCGATCAGTGCCTCGCCCATCGCGTTCGGGTCGGAGTACGCGACACCGCCCGGCGCGTGGTGCAGATAGTGGAACTCGCCGACCGCCGTGATCCCGGCCAGCGCCATCTCCGCGTAGACCGCCCGGGCGAGCGAGAAGTACGTCTCGGGCGTCAGCTGCGACGCGACCTGGTACATGACCTCGCGCCAGGTCCAGAAGGTCCCCGAGCCCACCTGTACCGTGCCCCGCAGGGCGCGGTGGAAGGCGTGCGAGTGTGCGTTCGCGAGGCCCGGGATGGTCAGGCCGCGCAGCACCACGGCGCCCGGCGGCGGGGCCTCGGCCCCCTTGCGTACCGCCGTGATCCGGCCGTCCGTCACCTCGAGCGCCACGCCCGGCTCGACGTTCGTGTCCAGCCAGGCGTGTTCCGCCCAGTACGTCACCTGCACGCCAGGCCCTCCAGTACGTCGGCGAGTGCGATCACCCCGGCCACGCAGTCGTCCTCGGCGGCGAACTCCGCCGGGGAGTGCGAGACGCCGGTGGGATTGCGTACGAACAGCATGGCGGTCGGGATCGAACCGGACAAAATACCCGCGTCATGTCCCGCGCCCGTACCGAGCACGGGGACGGAGCCGCCGAGGATCTTGTTCAGCTCGTCGCGCAGCGCGTGCTCGAACTCGATCACCGGGGTGAAGGATTCGCGCACGACACGCAGGTCGACGCCGTCCCGCTCGGCCCGCTCCTGCGCCGCCCGCTCGATCGCGGAGACGACCGTGTCGAGCGTGGTCTGGTCGGCGGCGCGCGAGTCCAGCCAGCCGCGCACCAGCGACGGGATCGCGTTGACGCCGTTCGGCTCGACGGAGATCTTGCCGAACGTGGCGACCGCGCCCGCGAGCTCGGCCTCGCGGCGGGCGGCGAGGACCGTCTCGGCGTACGTCAGCATCGGGTCGCGGCGGTCGACGAGCCGCGTCGTGCCGGCGTGGTTGGCCTCGCCGTGGAAGTCGAACCGCCAGCGGCCGTGCGGCCAGATCGCGGATGCGATGCCGACGCGGTCGCCGGACAGGTCCAGCGCCCGGCCCTGCTCGACATGGAGCTCGACGAACGCGCCGATACGGGCCAGCCGTTCCGGGTCCGGTCCGATGGCGGACGGGTCGTACCCGGCCGCCTCCATGGCCTGCGGGAGCGACACCCCGTCGCCGTCGCGCAGCGCGTACGCCGCTTCGGGCGTCAGCTGTCCGGAGGCGAGACGGGAGCCCACGCAGGCGAGACCGAAGCGGGCGCCCTCCTCGTCACCGAAGTTGGTGATGGCGAGGGGCCGGGTGAACTGTGCTCCCCTGCCGCGAAGTTCGTCGAGCGCGGCGAAGGAGGAGACCACGCCGAGCGGGCCGTCGAAGGCGCCGCCGTCGGGGACCGAGTCCAGGTGGGAGCCGGTGACGACGGCACCCTCGGCGAGCGGATCGCCGAGCCAGGCCCACTGGTTGCCGTTGCGGTCGAGCTCGTACGTCAGGCCGCGGGTTTCGGCCTGTGCCTTGAACCAGGCGCGGCAGTCGGCGTCGGCGCCGGTCCAGGCGTAGCGGCGGTAGCCGCGGCTGCCGGCGTCGCGGCCGATGGGTGCGAGGTCCCGCCACATCTCGTGGAAGGAGGCCCCCGCCGGTCCGGCGGGGGGGCCGCTGGGAGCGTTCACGGTCACGCCGGGTCGCCCTCGCGCATCGGGACGCGCACGCCGCGCTCGTCCGCGACCGACTCGGCGATGTCGTAGCCCGCGTCCACATGGCGGATGACACCCATGCCCGGGTCGTTGGTCAGTACGCGGCGGATCTTCTCGCCCGCGAGCTTGGTGCCGTCCGCCACCGAGACCTGCCCGGCGTGGATGGAGCGGCCCATGCCGACGCCGCCGCCGTGGTGGATCGACACCCAGCTCGCGCCCGAGGCCACGTTGACCATGGCGTTGAGCAGCGGCCAGTCGGCGATCGCGTCCGACCCGTCCAGCATGGCCTCGGTCTCGCGGTACGGGGATGCGACGGAGCCGCAGTCCAGGTGGTCGCGGCCGATCGCCAGCGGGGCGGCCAGCTCGCCGGACGCCACCATGTCGTTGAAGCGCTCGCCCGCCTTGTCGCGCTCGCCGTAGCCGAGCCAGCAGATACGCGCCGGCAGGCCCTGGAAGTGGACGCGCTCGCCGGCCATCTTGATCCAGCGGTGCAGCGACTCGTTCTCCGGGAAGAGCTCGAGCATCGCCTTGTCGGTCTTGTGGATGTCCGAGGCCTCGCCGGACAGGGCCGCCCAGCGGAACGGGCCCTTGCCCTCGCAGAAGAGCGGCCGGATATAGGCGGGGACGAAGCCGGGGAAGGCGAACGACCGCTCATAACCTGCCAGTTGGGCCTCGCCGCGGATGGAGTTGCCGTAGTCGAAGACCTCGGCACCGGCGTCCATGAAGCCGACCATCGCCTCGACATGCTTGGCCATCGACTCACGCGCGCGCTGGGTGAAGTCCGCGGGCTTCTCCGCCGCGTACGACGCCATGTCGTCGAAGTCGACGCCGATCGGCAGGTAGGCGAGCGGGTCGTGGGCCGAGGTCTGGTCGGTCACGATGTCGATGGGCGCGCCCTCGGCGAGCATCCGCGGCAGCAGCTCCGCGGCGTTGCCGAGCAGGCCGATGGAGAGCGGCTTGCGGGCGTCGCGGGCCTCGACGGCGAGCTGGAGCGCGTGCTCCAGCGAGTTCGCGCGCACATCCAGGTAGCGGTGCTCGATACGGCGCTCGATCGCGCGCGGGTCGACGTCGATACAGATCGCAACGCCGTCGTTCATCGTCACGGCGAGCGGCTGCGCGCCGCCCATGCCGCCCAGACCGGCCGTCAGGGTGATCGTCCCGGCGAGCGTGCCGCCGAACTTCTTCGCGGCGACGGCGGCGAACGTCTCGTAGGTGCCCTGCAGGATGCCCTGCGTGCCGATGTAGATCCAGGAGCCGGCCGTCATCTGGCCGTACATGGTCAGGCCGAGGGCCTCCAGGCGCCGGAACTCCTCCCAGTTCGCCCAGTCGCCGACCAGGTTGGAGTTGGCGATGAGCACCCGCGGCGCCCACTCGTGCGTCTGCATCACGCCGACGGGACGGCCGGACTGGACGAGCATCGTCTCGTCCTGCCTCAGGGTCTGCAGCGTGCGCACCATCGCGTCGTAGGAGCGCCAGTCGCGGGCCGCCTTGCCGGTGCCGCCGTAGACGACGAGCTTGTCGGGGTGTTCGGCGACCTCGGGGTCGAGGTTGTTCTGGAGCATGCGGAGGGCGGCTTCCTGCTGCCATCCCAGGGCGCTCAGTTCCGTACCGCGCGGTGCCCGTACGGGGCGGGGTCCTGACATGGCAATGCCTCCTCGCGACTGCGACCATGACTGTTGGGTTATCTATTCACATCTTGTCGGTCTGAATAGTCTTAGTCAACAGCTGCGGCCCGGCCCACCGGGTGATTGGCTGGCGCACATGGCTAAGGACCGTCGGGATCAGGCCGTACGAGCGGCAGTGGAGCAGGGTCTTCTCAGCGAGGCGCAGCCGGTGGCCGCGCTCCTCGACGTGGCCGGTATCCGCGCCTCGGCGGCCGCGCTGCGGGACGCCTTCGCCGCCGTCACCGACGCCCCCGTACTGCACGCCTTCGCCGTGAAAGCCGCGCCGCTGGTCCCGGTACTCGCGCTGCTGCACGCCGAAGGCATCGGCGCGGAGGTCGCCAGCCCGGGTGAGCTGGCGCTGGCCCGCGCCGCCGGTGTGCCCACCGACCACACGGTGCTCGACTCTCCCGCCAAGACGCCCGCCGAACTGCGCGAGGCCCTCACCCTCGGGATCGCCGTCAACGCCGACAATCCGCAGGAGCTCGCGCGTATCGACGCCCTCGTCCACTCCGCCGCCACCCGGTCCCCGCTCGGCCTGCGCGTCAATCCGCAGGTCGGCGGCGGCGCCATCGGAGCCCTGTCGACGGCCACCGCGACCTCCAAATTCGGTGTCGCGCTGCGCGACGAAGGCGCCCGCGACCGGGTCGTACGCGCATATCTCGACCGCCCGTGGCTGACCCGGCTGCATGCCCACTCCGGCTCCCAGGGCATGCCGCTCACTCTCATGGCACAGGGCATCCGGGCCGTGTACGAGCTGGCCGAGGAGATCAACGTCGCGGCGGGCCGGCAGCAGATCGACACGGTCGACATCGGCGGCGGCCTCCCGGTCAACTTCGCCTCCGACGAGGAGTCGCCCACCTTCGCCGAGTACGCCCGACTGCTGAAGGAGCTGGTCCCCGGGCTGCTCGACGGCCGCTACGGCCTCGTCACCGAGTTCGGCCGGTCCCTGCTCGCCAAGAACGGCGCCGTCCTCGCCCGCGTCGAGTACGCCAAGACCTCCGGGTCCCGCCCCATCGCGGTCACCCACGCCGGCGTCCAGATCGCCACCCGTACGGTGTACGACCCCGTCTCGTGGCCGCTGCGCATCGCCGCGTACGACGCCGAGGGCCGTCCCAAGGACGGTGCCGCCGTCGCCCAGGACATCGCGGGACCCGCCTGCTTCGCGGGCGACCTGCTCGCCGAGGCGCGCCCGCTGCCGCTGCTGGAGCAGGGCGATGTGATCGCTGCGCTGGACACCGGCGCGTACTACTTCTCGAACCACTACGGCTACAACAGCCTGCCCCGGCCCGGCGTCCACGGCTTTGCCACCGCTGTGGACGGGTCGGTGCGGTTCACCACCGTCCGGACCCCGCAGAGCCTCGCGGAGATCGTCGCCGAGTCGGGCGGCGCGCACGCGGACGCGCTGACCGCCCACTGAGCCGACCGCCCGCATCCGCGCATGCCGGACGGCCCGGCCTCAAAACATCAGAAACGGGCGATGCCGGCGGACCCTACCGGGCCAGGGGCATGTTCCGATGGAAAATGCCCCAACTCCCCCCAGCGGCAGCAACGTTGCGTAACTTGTTCGTCACTGCCGCACATCAGTGCGCGCGGCGCGCCGTGGCGGAGAGGGGAATCCGCGTGCCCGGAATCGACGAGTGTCTGCTGGAAGCCATGCTGGTGCCGGGCGCGCGCGGAGCATCCATCGTGGACTGGATCAGCGGGCTCGCGCTCGGCGCGGTCGGTGAGTCGCCGGGCAGCGACCACGAGGCCACCGCCGCGGAGACGGCGGAACTGGCCAGGATGGCGACCGAGTACACGACGTTCGCGCCCAAGGAGCCCACGGCGTACGGGAGTGAAGGCCCGGACCGGGAAGGCGAGGCTGAGGACAAGGTCGAGGGGCCGCCCGTCGAGGACCTCATCGTCACCACCCGCACCGGCTATCACGTGGTGCGTTTCGTGGAGACCACCTTCGACAGCAGCGTGTTCCTGCATCTGTGGCTCGACCGGGACCTGGGCAATCTCGCACTGGCCCGGCTGCGCCTCCAGAACCTCGCCGAAAGACTGGTGCTCGGATGAGAGCGGCCGTCTCCCCGATGCTCGTCAGACTCGCGGACGAGCGCGCCACCGGCGTGCTGGTACGCGACCACGGAGCCCTCTATCTGGCCGACGGCCAGGTCGTCCACGCCGAGAGCCCCGATGCACCCGGACTCGACGTCCTGCTGACCGCGCGCGGCCGGCTGGAGCCCGGCAGCTGGGCGGACGCGGTCGCGCGGGCCGGCTCGCGCGGCGAGGTCGCCCGCTTCCTCGTCGACAGCGGCCAAGTGGCGGGCGGCGAGCTGGAGATCTGCCATCTCGGCGCGCTGTTCGACGCCGCCTTCTTCGCCTTGGCGCCCGCCAGTGGTCCGACCCGCTTCCGCTACGGCGTCGTCCACTGGATCGGCCGGGTGCGTCCGGTGCCCACCCAAGTTGTCGAGCGCGAGGCCCAGCGCCGCAGCCGGCTGCTGGATGCCGTGTGGCCCTACCCCGCGGTCGACACCGCGCCGCTGGTGCGCTGCCCGCGCACCGCGGGACGGGCGGTCGGGCCCCGCCGGCAGTCGCTGCTGGACCTCGCCGACGGCGTACGTACGCCGGCTGTGGTCGCCCGGGAACTGGGACGCCCCGCCTTCAACACCCTGATCGAGGTGCGCAGGCTGGCCGCCGAGGGGCTCATCGCGACGCCCGTCGGGTCCTCCGCGCCCAGCGAGCCCGCCGCCGTTCCTGAGACCGCGGCGCCGAGTGAGCCCGCTGCCTTGCCCGAGACCACGGCTCCCCGCGAGCGCGCTGCCTTTCGGGACACCGCCGAGCCCCCGTCCGTCCTGGACTCCGCCCTGCTCCGCCGGCTCCGCGACGCCCTGGAGGCAAACCTGTGACGCACCGCTCCGTACACCAGGTCCATTGCGCACCGTCATGAGACGCGCGCTGAGGCTGCGCGCCGAGAGGAG
This window contains:
- a CDS encoding diaminopimelate decarboxylase, coding for MAKDRRDQAVRAAVEQGLLSEAQPVAALLDVAGIRASAAALRDAFAAVTDAPVLHAFAVKAAPLVPVLALLHAEGIGAEVASPGELALARAAGVPTDHTVLDSPAKTPAELREALTLGIAVNADNPQELARIDALVHSAATRSPLGLRVNPQVGGGAIGALSTATATSKFGVALRDEGARDRVVRAYLDRPWLTRLHAHSGSQGMPLTLMAQGIRAVYELAEEINVAAGRQQIDTVDIGGGLPVNFASDEESPTFAEYARLLKELVPGLLDGRYGLVTEFGRSLLAKNGAVLARVEYAKTSGSRPIAVTHAGVQIATRTVYDPVSWPLRIAAYDAEGRPKDGAAVAQDIAGPACFAGDLLAEARPLPLLEQGDVIAALDTGAYYFSNHYGYNSLPRPGVHGFATAVDGSVRFTTVRTPQSLAEIVAESGGAHADALTAH
- a CDS encoding transcriptional regulator, with the protein product MRAAVSPMLVRLADERATGVLVRDHGALYLADGQVVHAESPDAPGLDVLLTARGRLEPGSWADAVARAGSRGEVARFLVDSGQVAGGELEICHLGALFDAAFFALAPASGPTRFRYGVVHWIGRVRPVPTQVVEREAQRRSRLLDAVWPYPAVDTAPLVRCPRTAGRAVGPRRQSLLDLADGVRTPAVVARELGRPAFNTLIEVRRLAAEGLIATPVGSSAPSEPAAVPETAAPSEPAALPETTAPRERAAFRDTAEPPSVLDSALLRRLRDALEANL
- a CDS encoding SDR family oxidoreductase, encoding MPPVIAVTGAGGQIGGRLARRLSDQGVGARLLGRDPGRLPELAGCVKAPPAAYGDGEAMRRALDGADTLFLVSAHEAADRVREHITAVDAAVAAGIGRIVYVSFLGAAPDATFTFARDHWHTEEHIRGTGLAYTFLRDNLYLAGLPAMAGADGVIRGPAGDGRVGAVAHEDIADVAAAVLLGDGHDGATYDVTGPEALSLDEAAAELTRFTGRQVTYVPETHEEAYASRAKYGAQQWEVAGWVSSYEAIANGEMTTVSDVVPRLTGRPAQTFTAYLAGHPRSYRHLLP
- a CDS encoding allantoate amidohydrolase, with protein sequence MWRDLAPIGRDAGSRGYRRYAWTGADADCRAWFKAQAETRGLTYELDRNGNQWAWLGDPLAEGAVVTGSHLDSVPDGGAFDGPLGVVSSFAALDELRGRGAQFTRPLAITNFGDEEGARFGLACVGSRLASGQLTPEAAYALRDGDGVSLPQAMEAAGYDPSAIGPDPERLARIGAFVELHVEQGRALDLSGDRVGIASAIWPHGRWRFDFHGEANHAGTTRLVDRRDPMLTYAETVLAARREAELAGAVATFGKISVEPNGVNAIPSLVRGWLDSRAADQTTLDTVVSAIERAAQERAERDGVDLRVVRESFTPVIEFEHALRDELNKILGGSVPVLGTGAGHDAGILSGSIPTAMLFVRNPTGVSHSPAEFAAEDDCVAGVIALADVLEGLACR
- the hutU gene encoding urocanate hydratase, which produces MSGPRPVRAPRGTELSALGWQQEAALRMLQNNLDPEVAEHPDKLVVYGGTGKAARDWRSYDAMVRTLQTLRQDETMLVQSGRPVGVMQTHEWAPRVLIANSNLVGDWANWEEFRRLEALGLTMYGQMTAGSWIYIGTQGILQGTYETFAAVAAKKFGGTLAGTITLTAGLGGMGGAQPLAVTMNDGVAICIDVDPRAIERRIEHRYLDVRANSLEHALQLAVEARDARKPLSIGLLGNAAELLPRMLAEGAPIDIVTDQTSAHDPLAYLPIGVDFDDMASYAAEKPADFTQRARESMAKHVEAMVGFMDAGAEVFDYGNSIRGEAQLAGYERSFAFPGFVPAYIRPLFCEGKGPFRWAALSGEASDIHKTDKAMLELFPENESLHRWIKMAGERVHFQGLPARICWLGYGERDKAGERFNDMVASGELAAPLAIGRDHLDCGSVASPYRETEAMLDGSDAIADWPLLNAMVNVASGASWVSIHHGGGVGMGRSIHAGQVSVADGTKLAGEKIRRVLTNDPGMGVIRHVDAGYDIAESVADERGVRVPMREGDPA
- the hutI gene encoding imidazolonepropionase; this encodes MTTTVITNIGSLVTNDPALGEGPIGLLQDAAVVIDGDRIAWTGPAASAPDADEAYDAGGRAVIPGFVDSHSHLLFAGDRTQEFNARMSGRAYSAGGIRTTVAATRAATDEALEANLTRYLDEALRQGTTTFETKSGYGLTVEDEARALRIAALHTDEVTYLGAHIVSPDYADDPAAYVALVTGEMLDACAPYARWVDVFCEKGAFDGDQARAILTAGKAKGLHPRVHANQLSYGPGVQLAVELDAASADHCTHLTDADVDALANGATVATLLPGAEFSTRAQWPDARRLLDAGVTVALSTDCNPGSSFTSSVPFCIALAVRDMGMTPDEAIWSATAGGAAALRRTDIGRITPGARADLALLDAPSHVHLAYRPGVPLVSEVWRQGKRCR
- a CDS encoding formimidoylglutamate deiminase, which codes for MQVTYWAEHAWLDTNVEPGVALEVTDGRITAVRKGAEAPPPGAVVLRGLTIPGLANAHSHAFHRALRGTVQVGSGTFWTWREVMYQVASQLTPETYFSLARAVYAEMALAGITAVGEFHYLHHAPGGVAYSDPNAMGEALIAAAADAGIRITLLDTAYLSSAIRNKHSGEAPNKHQLRFSDGTAEAWAERASALKSSDHALIGAAIHSVRAVPAAQLSTVAQWAEARRAPLHVHLSEQTAENDACRAAYGCTPTRLLADHGVLGPRTTGVHNTHLTNEDIALLGSSVTGTCMCPTTERDLADGIGPAATLQREGSPLSLGSDSHAVIDLLEEARAMELDERLRTRTRGHWTAAALLRAATEDGHAALGWHDAGRLEPGASADFATVALDSVRTAGPVPRLAAETAVFAATAADVRHTVVAGRHVVRDGVHTLIPDVARALAESIAALRS